The Terriglobia bacterium genome contains the following window.
CTGGAAGGGGTCGGACAGGAAATCGAGATCGAGTTCGTGGACCCGTGCATGTGCGGCGAATACCACATGACCGTGGACCGGTCGGAGAAGGACGCGCTGTTGCACGTGCCCGGCGCCGGCCTCACGACGTACGAGGCGATGGGCATGGCCACCAAGGCGGACCGCTTCGTCAACGGCGTCGAGCAACTGGGGCGCGGTCCATTCAACCAGGACTTGGCGAGCAAGCAGTTCGACCGGTTGGAGCTGCTCCACAAGCTGAACCGCCCGCCGACGGTGAAGTTCAAGGACCTGGAAGAGGTGGTGTCGCACAAGATCAGCATGAACTTCCTGCCGTTTGACGTGCGCGCCGATTTCGTCAAGGTCACTTCCGACACTGTGCTGGTGCCGATCACCGTGCAGATCAAGAACAAGGACCTGACGTGGTCGGGCAAGGAAGGCGTGCAGCGCATGACGGTCAATATCTTCGGGCGCGTGACCACCTTGACCGGACGCATCGCGCAAACCTTTGAAGACACCGTCACCGACGGGCTGCCCGACGAACTGTTGCCTAAGGTGCTCGAAAACAGTCACGTGTACTGGAAGGCCCTGCCGCTGCGTCCGGGTCGCTATCGCGTCGATCTCGTGTTGAAGGACGTGAATGGCGACAAGGTAGGTACCTGGAGCCGCGGCATCGTGGTACCGGAGTACGCGGACGACAAGCTGGCGTTCTCCAGCCTGATCGTCGCCGACGAGATGCAGAAGGTGGCCACCAAGAGCGTGGGCGCCGGCAGCTTCGTCATCGGCGATACCAAGGTGCGCCCGCGCGTGGATTCCGCCAACGGCCAGCCGGCGGCCTTCAAACGCGACCAGAAGGTCAATTTCTGGATGCAGGTGTACAACCTCGGAATCGACCAGCAGACCCACAAGCCATCGGCCGATATTTCCTATGAAGTGGTGAACATGGCGACGCAAAAGGCGGTCGTGCAGATGGCCGAGTCCACCAAACAGTTGGGCAACGTGGGCGAGCAGGTCACGCTGGAAAAGTCGTTGACGCTGCGCGACATTCCGCCGGGCATCTATCAGATCACGATTAACGTGAATGACCAGATCTCCAAACAGAACTTGAAGTCGACGGCGAAATTCGCCGTCGAGTAGCTGCGGCCGGCAAGGACGGGCCGCAAATTCACGGTGGAGGTGCTCATGGGCCGAAAGCTCGGATGCGTAATGATCCTGCTGGCGCTAGCGCTTCCTGCATCGGCGGCCGGGAAACCGGGCACGATCACCGGGTTTGTCCGGAGTACCGCCGGCGTGCCGCAGATGGGGGCGGCGGTGGAAGTGTTCTCCAGCGCGACCCGCGCGGTGACCGTGTTCACCGATGGCCGCGGGTACTACAGCGCCGCCGGACTGATTCCCGGGATCTATCAGGTCAAGGTCACGGCGCCGTCGTTCCTGCCTTCCTTGCGCGAGAACGTGGCGCTGAAGGCGGGCGCCAGCGTGCTGGTGAACGTGACCCTTTCCACGTTGTTCGAAGCGATGCAATTACTGCCGCAACACCAGGCCAGTCGTGACGACGAGGGTTGGAAGTGGACGCTGCGTTCGGCGGCGAACCGGCCCATCCTGCGCGTGGTGGGCAATGGCCCGGTGATGGTGTCGAAGACGGGCAGCGGGCAGCCTGCGCTGAAGGGCGCGGTGGCCTTCGTCGCCGGCAGCGATGCCGAAGGCTTCGGGAGCGCCGGCGAGGTCAGCACCCACTTCAACTTTGAAAAGTCCCTGTTCACCGCCGGAGTGCTGTCGCTGAAGGGCAACGTCGGCTCCGGCGCAGGCCCGCAGAATGGCGTGATTCGAGCTGCCTACGCGCAAAAACTGGGCGATGGCTCGACGCCGGAATTGGCGCTCACCGTGCGCCACTTCGCCAATCCCGATCTGAACGCGCGCATGCCGGCGCTGCAGGCCATGTCGCTGCGGCTGTCCGATTCCATCACGCTGGCTGATTTTGTTGACCTGCGATTCGGGACCGAATATCAGACGGTGCAATTCCTGAGCCGCGCCAGCGCGCTCAAGCCCTACGGATCCTTGGCCGCGCACCTGTCGCCGGACACCGTGCTCGAGTACCGGTACGCCAGCGCCGAGCCCAACATGGCGGCGTCCAAGGGATTCGATTCGTCTCTCGGCGATGTCCTGGAGTCCGGCCCGCGCGTTTCCATGACCGAGCGCGGCGCCGTGCTGGAGCGGGCGCGGCACCAGGAAGTCTCCTTGTCCCATCGCCACCGCAATACCAGCCTGCAGCTCGCGGGCTTTTCCGATTCTCTCCACAACACCGCGTTGACGGGCGCGGGCGATCTCAACGGCCCCTTTGCCCAGATGCTGCCCGACTTGTACTCGGGGACGTTTACCTACAACGCGGGGCAGCTCAGCACCGACGGGATTCGCGTCGTGGTGCAGCAAAAATTTTCGCCGGAATTGACCGCGACCGTGAACTATTCGTGGGGCGGGGTGCTCGACCTGACCACCAATGACGTTGCGCTCGGCCAGGTGCGCTCGGCCATTCACCAGGAGTGGCGGCATTCCTTCGGCGTCAAGCTGGCGGGCGACGTCCCCGGCTCGCACACCCGCTGGGCGACTTCGTATCGGGCGGCGAACCAGAAATCGCTCACCCCGGTGGACATGTTCGATTGCTCGCCGGGGCAGATGGACCCCTACTGGAACGTTTTCATTCGCCAGCCGATTCCGGGGACCGGCTTCCTGCCGGGCAAAATGGAAGCGCTGGTGGATTTGCGCAACCTGCTGGCGCAAGGCTACGTGCCGGTGATCGGACGCGACGGCCGCACTTTGTACCTGGTGCAGTCGGCACGCGCCGTCCGTGGCGGCCTGGCGTTCGTGTTTTAGTGGGGCGGTCGGCCATCGGCTCTCGGCTATCGGGAAAAACAGCAAATTTCAAGGGCAGCGTCGAGGCTGCCCTTTTTCTTGGTTCGATCATTCAGTGGGCTCACTGGTTCGAGCCGACAGCCGTCCGCCGATCGCCGGTTCGATCATGTCCACGATCCTGCACCCGCCGCAAGATGCGTCATGGTGTTGCGCCCAAAATGGGAGCAGAAATCCGTCGCCCGGGTCCGAACTGCTTGACTCGCGCCGTGGGGGGCGCAGACTTAGCCTGAGCTGTCCTCTCTACCCCGAGGAGGTACGGGCCATGAACAAAAGCGTATTGGAAAAAGCGGAAGAGCACATCATCGATCCGATGCACAAAGTGTCGCGCGCGACCACGGCCGTGGCCGAGGCGATTGAAGACGGCATCCATGCCGTCAAGCGGGTCGGCAAAACCAGCAGCGATGTGGCGGAGGAGATGATCGATGACGCCAAGGAGCGTATCAAGCGTCACCCCACCGGAACCATCGTCGCCGCCTTCGCGGTTGGCTTCGCAGTCGGCGGTTTGCTCGACGCGTTGATTCGCAGAAAGTAAGCTTCTCAACCGTGGAATTTTTCCAATCCTTGCAGCCAACCTGGGGCGGCCCGTTTCCGCCCCAGATTTCTTGCCGCAAGCATTTGCCGTTCACGGTCGGCGCTGGCGGCGCCATCATGGTTTGCCGCGACCGCCATGTGCCGGGGTTATCTGCCGTGCGCGTTAATTTTCCGGCGCTTCGCGCCGTCGTCGGCGCGGCAGTGCGAGAGCGCAGCCCAGGGCAGCGGCCGCGGCGCGGGTTGAGGGCCGCCCGCATCGCTGTGTTACACTGAAAGCGCCGCAATTGTCCGCGTTTCGTTTTTCTACCGCCCGGGCGCGTAGCTCAACTGGCAGAGCAACTGACTCTTAATCAGTAGGTTGAAGGTTCGATTCCTTCCGCGCTCACCAACCTTATTCCCTTGCAAGCCCTGTTTTTCCGCAGAGTCGAGGTTTTCTCGGGCTTCTCCGCCGCCGCGTGCTTCCGAGATGTTGGCGTGCCCAGCGGCCCGCTCGGGATCGCCGTCCGAGGATTGTCGTTCTCGTCCGCCAGTGCCCCCGCGATCTCGGCGGATGCTGCCAGCCAGTCCTTTTCGCAGATCAGAGTTCCGGCGTTCCTTTGCGCACCGTGGCGTCCAGACATTGCTCCCGCTTCAAGCGGAGGGTTGCCAACGATCAGCACTTGTTATCGCGTTACCACCACGCGCTTGCGGACTCCCGCAGGCGCTGCTTGTTGGGCCTT
Protein-coding sequences here:
- a CDS encoding GWxTD domain-containing protein; translated protein: MSSKVVRGRVLALSLAGCLLSAHFAFAQSDKSSKTDAKAPAASQEQAGQQDPLKRPLSEKQQKLQQKALKQEISKVYKKWLDEDVRWIITDEERAAFKQLSNDEERDQFIEQFWLRRDPTPDSAENEYKEEHYRRIAYANEHFAAGVPGWRTDRGRIYIMYGKADEIDSHPSGGTYTRPQDEGGGTTSTFPFETWRYRYLEGVGQEIEIEFVDPCMCGEYHMTVDRSEKDALLHVPGAGLTTYEAMGMATKADRFVNGVEQLGRGPFNQDLASKQFDRLELLHKLNRPPTVKFKDLEEVVSHKISMNFLPFDVRADFVKVTSDTVLVPITVQIKNKDLTWSGKEGVQRMTVNIFGRVTTLTGRIAQTFEDTVTDGLPDELLPKVLENSHVYWKALPLRPGRYRVDLVLKDVNGDKVGTWSRGIVVPEYADDKLAFSSLIVADEMQKVATKSVGAGSFVIGDTKVRPRVDSANGQPAAFKRDQKVNFWMQVYNLGIDQQTHKPSADISYEVVNMATQKAVVQMAESTKQLGNVGEQVTLEKSLTLRDIPPGIYQITINVNDQISKQNLKSTAKFAVE
- a CDS encoding carboxypeptidase-like regulatory domain-containing protein; amino-acid sequence: MGRKLGCVMILLALALPASAAGKPGTITGFVRSTAGVPQMGAAVEVFSSATRAVTVFTDGRGYYSAAGLIPGIYQVKVTAPSFLPSLRENVALKAGASVLVNVTLSTLFEAMQLLPQHQASRDDEGWKWTLRSAANRPILRVVGNGPVMVSKTGSGQPALKGAVAFVAGSDAEGFGSAGEVSTHFNFEKSLFTAGVLSLKGNVGSGAGPQNGVIRAAYAQKLGDGSTPELALTVRHFANPDLNARMPALQAMSLRLSDSITLADFVDLRFGTEYQTVQFLSRASALKPYGSLAAHLSPDTVLEYRYASAEPNMAASKGFDSSLGDVLESGPRVSMTERGAVLERARHQEVSLSHRHRNTSLQLAGFSDSLHNTALTGAGDLNGPFAQMLPDLYSGTFTYNAGQLSTDGIRVVVQQKFSPELTATVNYSWGGVLDLTTNDVALGQVRSAIHQEWRHSFGVKLAGDVPGSHTRWATSYRAANQKSLTPVDMFDCSPGQMDPYWNVFIRQPIPGTGFLPGKMEALVDLRNLLAQGYVPVIGRDGRTLYLVQSARAVRGGLAFVF